agtattgatggacagATAGTTGTAACGTGTGCGTAAGTACATACGAGTTGACTATGGGGAagagattaaaattcatttctaaatctgttggtaatgttgcgagtgacacgaaaatgataatgagccgaaaaaatacatttggTGAAAGGTCTGCtcgcatacctcgtctgtgataacGTTATTCGAACGTTTCCGATCTCTAGTATTACTTTCTATCGGTGCCTTGATTTAATATTAGTTCATTTTGACTACAAATTTAATCGAAATTGTGAAAATAGTTGATTCGTTTTCGCGCCTTTTCGTCGACATCTAGCTAACCTCAATTATCATTATATCTCGATAAATTACAATTTCTTAGTACATATTTCGAGTTTAATGATTGATCAATtatgatataaatatatttgtcgAATGCATTCAAGTGTAAttcatattttatttctgttgcagCCTTGAATTTAAATGAATTTCAAGAAAGGACGCCGTGTTTGCCAATTCGAATCGAAGGAACAAATTTGGCGCGGAACATTGGACACATATACTCTTACATTATACGTAacgtatacatacatacattcaatTCAGATTTCTGTGTTCTTATTTTTTGACTTATCATTTGTTGCAAGTACGATGTACAATTGCATAATAGACCAGTGTCAGGATTGAAAAGGAAAAGATTTAATCGAACTTCTTTTCTATTTTGATTCCATTcatgacataccctcgaaatcatacgcaatttcgagaaaaaagttcctaatcgaaaatgaaaataattttataaaaaatacaaTCGGAGTAGAATAttacattttattataaatcgtTTGGACACGTGTCAAGATATTCATAACGATTGTTTTCAGATTTTCGTTTTAGTAATAATCTGATGTacagttttataaaaattttatataaaatttacatTACTATACATGTACACATATAAAATATGAACGTTTCGGAGTAAATAGAAAATTCCAAGGCAATATTTCAAAATATCACGTGTACTTTCTGCgtaaaaattttacaattttatatacCGTTTTACAGTAAAGTTTAGAGCGAATGATTAAATTTTGCTTAAAAAGAAGTTAGGATGGACCAAGTGTACAAAATGCAAATCGTACCGGGGAAAAGTCGCAGTAGGTTATCGCATAAATTTGACAGTATAATTgcaataaattacaataatatatCGCACGTATAAAAATATCCTCAGTTAAAGAAATTTTCAGCGAGGTAAGTTCCTTTTATGCCGCGATTGGCGTACATGTTAAGAAAGGAAACTGGATGGTTATAATCTCGTGCAACGAAATGATTCGACCGTCTTCATGATTATTGACACTAGGAGTAATTACAAACGATAAACGATGCAAAGATAAATACTAATTACACGGATGATGAAATAAATAATGAGTGAATGAAAACGCGTGATCGAATGGGTTCATGGTCGGCGATTATTCGTGCGTACAAGCAAGTGAAAACGTACATACTTTAGCAGGATAATGATAGCTAATGTTCTATTGTGCATTTTTAATTAGAAACTAACACCGACGaagatagaaattttattgccgACCAATCGTCAAGTAACACGCTCTACATATTGCGGTCTATGTTAGATGATTTCAGAGACTGAAAAAACTTATTATTAATGCTTTCTATTAATGTAATTTAAGAAAAGCAGTCTTTTTCCACCGCACATCACTGCCAAGTTTGCATGCTCTTTAGTTTCTAATGACCGTTCGTTgttttatacatttcttcagaaaaaaaaaacaaaaaaaaaaaaaaaaaaaaattaattccaacGATAAAATTTCTTAAAAGCGAAATCCTAGAAAACGTTCTCGCTTTAAGGAACTCTTGCATCAAGATTTAAATCTTCCATTTAACGTCTACAACGATTCTAGTTTCCAGCAATGTAACGAATAATTCTTCTTATATCTATCTGCATTATGAAAGACCAGTTTCGCAAGTTTACCAACATTCTAAATAATACAAGAAACACGGCTGTAACGAAACGCTTTCCTCGTTCCTTCCGGGCAGTGTCAGCCGTCGAACTATACATATGTATTACGGTCGTTTAGGATGAAGCTACATCGTTTCACAACGATAAATCGTAACTCCGTCAATAACAACGAATCTTGCGTCTGGCGACGATTTGTTGAAGCAATCGTCTTTCAAACGGCGGATGATTATTCCGAGGACGAGCGGATCCCTCGTTAACTCGTCGACGAATTTTCACCTCGGAATATGTATTTTCCTTTGATCGTTTTTCATAAAATGTACTTTTGTCCGCTTCGAGTTCCTCGATCGACGGAATACGAGAATATCTGTACTCGTCGATGTCCTCGTCGCGTGGCAAAGGACGCGTGGAATCTTCCGGAACCGGTCGACCGTCGGGGTACACGCGAATTACCATTGGTCCGACCAGATATGGACCTGTGTGTTCTACAGATGGTCGAATGTAATCGTGCGATGGAACCGTTTCTTCACCCAAACCATTTGTTTCGCTACCGCTGGTGGCTAGAAGAATAATATAAACGTTCACGATTAGTATCGAGTACATATGTATACCCCATGCGTGTGTTAATTAATCAAGAAAgggtattatattttattccaaCTTTTCTGTAATAATTTCCACCATTTTTTATACGTGATTACCTTAAAAATTTGCTTCCTCGGACAACTACTTACTTTTCtcccatttttatttttactttgtaCGTGCATTAGAAAATTTCCAGAACCGTAATAAACGTAACAAAGGAAGATAATAAGGTCACTTAAAAAAATGTTATCTATACCTGAATTTACATTTTCACAAGATCGACAAACAAAATGTCCGATCACTAATGAATGGTAATGTAGCTCTATTTGCCATACGAAACTAATTACCGCGAGTGAAAGTTTTAATCAACGGATGAAGATCAAAGGAATCTCCGTACGAACGAGATTAATACAATCTATTTGAACGATGTATTAGTTGAAATAGATTGCGTGGGAGGAAGCGAGAGTCACCGACAGAAGCAAGTTAATCAATCTTTCCATTAACCGTGAAAATTCAAGTGGCTGTAGAACGCAgtaaacgaaagaaaaagaatgaaATTACTCCGAGTTCCAGTTTCGATGTTCGCATTTCATCCGCGTTCACAGATTCGCGTGACCCGAAACGAACGAAAACAAACGGTGCTACGAGAAAGTTCCAGACACCATCTCAATCACGCTCATTCTACtagaaagtttttttttcttcctccCACCCTCCCCTGAACGAGATCGCGTTTGATAGTAAAACACTTGTTCTCAAATCGACCAGTCTTCTTCGCTGCACTTTCACCCGATCTCCTGGAACGGTTTCAGAATTCGAGAAGGATCTTTCGCGTTCCTACCAAATAATAATTCGAGAAACGTCGATCGATTCTTCTGAATGTCTCCCGCGAGATACGTGTacgtaacgcatgttctgcgtCTGGTACGTGgatgcaaaaagaaaaaaaaacgtcgAAAAGGAGGTCAATTTTCTCCGAAGAGTAGAGTTCTTTCTGGAAGGGACTTTCACATTTTCTCCGAGAAATGCATCGATACATTAATACCTTTGTAAGAGTCGCATGGACGATGTCTCTACGATACATTTTAAACAGACCCTATTAACACTATGACGACCCGGTTC
The sequence above is a segment of the Colletes latitarsis isolate SP2378_abdomen chromosome 6, iyColLati1, whole genome shotgun sequence genome. Coding sequences within it:
- the Reg-5 gene encoding rhythmically expressed gene 5; its protein translation is MKNCRTFVIVTAILILGCYTLCIAGSAIPMWEFLSRDEKMSHLFKMFSQQVAKFCTDSSMPDCNKYLLVSGLRNLANMDDTILDKLDPYQRDAKEIIWRAMVKSGYSIRIGHESDESYFTTGTDSLATSGSETNGLGEETVPSHDYIRPSVEHTGPYLVGPMVIRVYPDGRPVPEDSTRPLPRDEDIDEYRYSRIPSIEELEADKSTFYEKRSKENTYSEVKIRRRVNEGSARPRNNHPPFERRLLQQIVARRKIRCY